The DNA sequence GGATCGAGCAAGCACAGCGTCGACAGCCTGCTGCTGATGCAGACCTCCGAGGATCGGGGCGAGACCTGGTCGGCTCCGCGGGTGGTGTTTGACGGTCTCAAGCGCACCCCTCCCACCACCTTGGTCTCCCCCGGCCTGTGTCAGACCGCCGATGGGCACTTGATGGTAATTTTCGGGTCCATCGAGGGATTGAAGCCGGGGGTCTACATGTTCAGCCGGGAGGGAAGAGCCCTGCCGCATCCGCTCCTGGTGACGCGCAGCGCCGACGGCGGGCAGAGCTGGTCGGAACCGCGGCCGGTTCCCCATCCGACCTTGCCCACGGCGGGAGTCACCTCCCGGCCCTTCCCGCTGGCCGATGGCACGATATGCATACCCCTGGAGTACAAGCTGGCTCCCACCGGGCCCAACGGGTCGGCCATGATTTTCTCGCGGGACAACGGTCAGACCTTTGATCCCTCCGTCGTGGTGGCGGCCGACCACTCGGGGGAGTTGAATCTCTGCGACGCCCGTTACGACCTCCTGCCTGACGGACGGATCCTGGCGCTGATCTGGACCTTTCGAGAGGACACCGAGGAGACCATCGAGGTCCGCCGCTCTTATTCCTCGGATGGAGGACAGACCTGGACGGTGCCCGAGAACATCGAATTCGTGGGGCAGGTGACGGCGCCGGTGGTGCTTCCCGACGGCTCGGTGGTGGCGGCCACCAACTATCGTCTGCCGCCGGAGGGGATTCGACTTTGGGGATCGCGGGACGGCGGGGAAAACTGGGCCGGATCGGGTCCCATTCAGATGTGGGATCCTGTCGCGAACCGCATGGTGGGGGAGTCGGTGGTCCCGCC is a window from the Acidobacteriota bacterium genome containing:
- a CDS encoding sialidase family protein gives rise to the protein MKVNILSDRAVSANLAAGDSGSACAYPLSIRLKDGSLCCVYRQGSSKHSVDSLLLMQTSEDRGETWSAPRVVFDGLKRTPPTTLVSPGLCQTADGHLMVIFGSIEGLKPGVYMFSREGRALPHPLLVTRSADGGQSWSEPRPVPHPTLPTAGVTSRPFPLADGTICIPLEYKLAPTGPNGSAMIFSRDNGQTFDPSVVVAADHSGELNLCDARYDLLPDGRILALIWTFREDTEETIEVRRSYSSDGGQTWTVPENIEFVGQVTAPVVLPDGSVVAATNYRLPPEGIRLWGSRDGGENWAGSGPIQMWDPVANRMVGESVVPPKEAVADAGGLWEALDRFTFGTPDLVLLSDGSLLMTYYATLDGITHVRACRFRVVWD